The genomic DNA TCTGTTACAGAATAGCTAGCAACCCAACCCCAGCGACCATTATCCCAGCAGCGAACATTAACGGTTCCTCCGACTGGCCCAATCGCATACAAAGGCGTGTACATTGGTGTTGCCACGTCAGTTCCAAAGTGCATCGAACTACAACCGGGACATGGTGATTTACGAGGCCCAAAGGCGCTGCTGATTTGATATCCTGCAATGGTGTCCCCCGCTTGTAGAGAAGTTGCCCATTTGCCGCTAAACTTAGGAGTATTGTTGGAAGTAATGCGGCTACTGCTAGCAGTTTCGGATAAGCCTGATGCAATTGTTGCCTGTTGATTATTGGCGGCTAATTGAACTGTTTGACCTGACTGTGCTGAGTGAACTGTTTGCATTGATTGCCCGCCTCTCACCAACACTCCAACTGAATTCTGCAATATTTTGTTAAGCCCAGGTGCTAAAATAGCGATCGCGATTCCCGTAACGACAACAGCAGTAATAAAATCCCCCCGGCGATAAGCTGTGTCCAAACTAACCGGATTGTGCTGATAGCCAGCTTCAGGAGAGTAAAGCGTAGGAGATGTATCAACAGGAAACTCAAACATCGGTTAACACCTCCCGTTTGTCGAAGGTGTAACTCTTAAACGAACCATCAGGCTCAAATTGCACAATTAGCTTTTTGCCATTAGTTGCAGTCCAACTGAATTTGTCCAGTTCAATCCCACATCCAGCACCGATAATTGCTTCGATTTGCGCTCTCGCTATCCCTGGTTTTAGCAACTCTCTGACTTGGGCATATTGTTCAACAGTGAAGGGTTTTTGATTGATACAACCTGTTGCAGTTTGAGCCAGCACTGTTTTGATTTTGTCGGCTGCAATCGCACCCGCTTTTTCTGCTCTTTGCTTCGTTTCTGGCAACAAAGACCAATCAATTTTTAGATACTCGCCGCTTCGTAAATTGAGCAATAATAACCCACTCATTAACAATAAAGCGATAGCGTTTGAATGTCTTAATTTAGCCCATGCCATAGCAATTTAATGGGGCATTGCTGCCCCACCCTCCCATTTAGTTATTAGTTATTGGTTCAATACTCCGGACAGTTTTGGAGTAGAGACGCGATCGCCCGTCCACAAAAAAGTAAGTAAAATTTGAATCTCAAAGGCAGAAAAAAGACACTCTTTAGGTTAAGCTTAAAAAAACTGAGCTTAACAGACTGCCTTATGAACATTATTGAATCCATCTTACAACAAATGTCCGGGGTGAGTCAAGCCCAAAAAAAGTTTATAATGACTTTACTTTCCACAATCGTGCTGGTTTATGGCAAAGTGAACTTCACCAATCTGGGCCGCTATAGTCCTGCCACTGAAAAAACTTATCGGCGGCATTTTTTAAAAAAGTTTGACTGGGAGCAATTCTCTAAATATTTTATTAAAAAAGCCTTGAATCCTGAACGCACAATTATTGCCGTTATTGATTGTTCTTTTTTGAGAAAAAGTGGTAAACATACTGAGGGAAAAGGTTATTTTTATAATGGTATTGCGGGAAAAGCTGAACAAGGATTAGAAATTTCTGTGATTTCTGTTGTCGAAATTGAAACTCATATTTCCTATAGTTTAAGCGTGCAACAAACTCTTTCGCGTCCGACCACAGAACCACCGAAAAACTCCCTAATTTTTACTCGGAAAAGAAACTT from Kamptonema formosum PCC 6407 includes the following:
- a CDS encoding M23 family metallopeptidase, yielding MFEFPVDTSPTLYSPEAGYQHNPVSLDTAYRRGDFITAVVVTGIAIAILAPGLNKILQNSVGVLVRGGQSMQTVHSAQSGQTVQLAANNQQATIASGLSETASSSRITSNNTPKFSGKWATSLQAGDTIAGYQISSAFGPRKSPCPGCSSMHFGTDVATPMYTPLYAIGPVGGTVNVRCWDNGRWGWVASYSVTEWGVSFDYLHLPVGECKSGFQKVGTVIAKSGTAGTGPHLHFQQRPGGTDGEKVPPQTGYIYQALTGKLPEESQ